A genomic window from Triticum urartu cultivar G1812 chromosome 7, Tu2.1, whole genome shotgun sequence includes:
- the LOC125519280 gene encoding serine/threonine-protein phosphatase 7 long form homolog, which produces MVWLLDDVYDTKHRAYMMCEKEMKLEPLKIRYHGVSGPAMPYDERYTPYIKQAGLLPWIQLVSRSTPNLNAPLVSALADRWRPETHSFHLRTGEMTVTLEDVSLITGLAIDGMPLCMSTDSDGWREQMIALIGMAPTEAEADVEEGEEKKKKERKASGAAFTWIQTHFATCPPDATDDVIQTHARVYMWYVVSRTLFPDSTGKNAPWMWLKALTVFDSKWSWGSATLAYLYRQLDDACCRITDSAGIGGNMLLLFVWSWERLPVGRPKSVRFNPWYEDEDDELRRPTWAYKWDVVSEMTNDVNLMYQKYVAELDTITPEQVEWQPYGADDRLGYTPEFTINPMCLRDRDLWRMRCPLICNWAVEFHLPHRVSRQFGLFQPHPPEWVDTDKALHRLDRRRQRKIKDWDKHHASYVTRFQLCVEEARSSARAKLRE; this is translated from the exons ATGGTTTGGCTTCTCGACGATGTCTACGACACGAAACACCGGGCCTACATGATGTGCGAGAAGGAGATG AAGCTTGAACCTTTGAAGATTCGGTATCACGGGGTCTCTGGTCCTGCCATGCCTTACGATGAGCGGTACACACCGTACATCAAGCAGGCAGGACTACTCCCGTGGATTCAGTTGGTCAGCCGGTCCACGCCGAATCTGAACGCTCCACTGGTGTCCGCTCTTGCTGATCGGTGGAGGCCGGAGACGCATAGTTTCCATCTTCGGACTGGGGAGATGACCGTGACGCTCGAGGATGTCTCGTTGATCACCGGTCTTGCTATCGACGGGATGCCTCTCTGTATGAGCACCGATTCTGATGGGTGGCGCGAGCAGATGATTGCTCTTATCGGTATGGCTCCTACCGAGGCTGAGGCTGATGTagaggagggagaagagaagaagaagaaggaaaggaaagCATCCGGAGCTGCTTTCACGTGGATTCAAACTCACTTTGCGACGTGCCCTCCGGATGCCACTGATGACGTGATCCAGACACATGCTCGTGTCTACATGTGGTATGTTGTGTCGAGGACTTTGTTTCCTGATTCCACTGGCAAGAACGCTCCATGGATGTGGCTGAAGGCGTTGACCGTCTTCGATAGCAAATGGAGCTGGGGTTCAGCGACTCTTGCCTACTTGTACCGACAG CTGGACGATGCGTGTTGCAGGATCACAGATAGTGCAGGCATTGGTGGTAATATGCTTCTACTTTTTGTATGGAGCTGGGAGCGTCTGCCTGTTGGACGCCCAAAGAGCGTCAGGTTTAATCCTTGGTATGAAGATGAAGATGACGAATTACGGCGCCCCACTTGGGCTTACAAGTGGGATGTGGTTTCCGAGATGACGAATGATGTCAATCTCATGTACCAGAAGTACGTTGCCGAGTTGGACACGATTACGCCTGAGCAG GTGGAATGGCAGCCATATGGCGCCGATGACAGACTTGGGTACACCCCGGAGTTTACCATCAACCCGATGTGCTTGCGGGATAGGGATCTCTGGCGTATGCGGTGCCCACTGATATGCAACTGGGCTGTTGAGTTTCATTTGCCACATCGCGTGTCTCGTCAGTTTGGTCTGTTCCAGCCTCACCCGCCAGAATGGGTGGATACGGACAAAGCACTTCATAG GTTGGACAGGAGAAGGCAGCGGAAGATAAAGGACTGGGACAAGCATCATGCTTCGTATGTTACCCGCTTCCAGCTTTGTGTGGAGGAAGCTCGTAGCAGTGCACGCGCCAAGCTCCGTGAG